In the genome of Podarcis raffonei isolate rPodRaf1 chromosome 17, rPodRaf1.pri, whole genome shotgun sequence, one region contains:
- the LOC128404898 gene encoding 39S ribosomal protein L27, mitochondrial-like, which translates to MAALLGRLSPWALGSGGQLLPISPLSAVAVRFASKKSGGSSKNLGGGGSPGKSYGAKVTDGKFVHAGNTLATQRVIRWHPGAHVGIGRNKSLYALEDGIVLYTKEVYVPRPSSKESTEVICQLPKGAVLYKTFISVVPTKEVGSFKLVKML; encoded by the coding sequence ATGGCGGCTCTACTGGGCAGGCTCTCGCCATGGGCTCTAGGCTCCGGAGGGCAACTTTTGCCTATTTCCCCCCTGAGTGCAGTCGCAGTGAGGTTTGCATCTAAGAAGAGTGGAGGCAGCTCCaaaaatcttgggggggggggaagtcctgggaaaagttatggagccAAAGTAACGGACGGAAAGTTTGTCCATGCCGGCAACACATTGGCGACACAGCGGGTGATTCGCTGGCACCCAGGGGCTCACGTGGGAATAGGCCGCAACAAGTCGCTCTACGCGCTCGAAGATGGGATTGTGCTATACACGAAGGAAGTCTACGTGCCGCGTCCCAGCAGCAAGGAAAGCACAGAGGTGATCTGCCAGTTACCCAAAGGGGCTGTGCTGTACAAAACTTTCATCAGCGTCGTTCCCACTAAAGAGGTGGGGAGTTTCAAGTTGGTCAAGATGCTCTGA
- the LYL1 gene encoding protein lyl-1 codes for MRSQEKMMEKLETPQPPVAPEQQNPQPPVSPIDIASPATGGDEVEATPSPTSPTSSSPPAKGSPSPPDPPPAPLPHNVPVISLSYSSKPPAHVEVPTTQLTALHPIPSLLQLSALPAGPPPPPMANLAGVRSPLLAPQYQPQYQPFLNSIYIGSSGTFGLFPNNRLKRRPSHYEQDITEGHQPQKVARRVFTNSRERWRQQNVNGAFAELRKLIPTHPPDKKLSKNEILRLAMRYINFLVKLLSDQARSAGGEPPESETPCNGTPRTPSPPTAPIKMEQGTVEPVTVLGAGEPR; via the exons ATGAGAAGCCAAGAAAAAATGATGGAGAAGCTGGAGACCCCTCAGCCGCCAGTTGCCCCAGAACAGCAAAACCCGCAGCCACCAGTCTCCCCAATTGATATCGCCTCCCCAGCTACTGGGGGCGATGAGGTGGAGGCCACCCCATCGCCCACAAGCcccacctcttcctcccctccagcCAAAGGGAGCCCTTCCCCTCCTGACCCGCCCCCAGCCCCATTGCCTCACAATGTCCCGGTCATCAGCCTGAGCTACAGCAGCAAGCCCCCCGCCCACGTCGAGGTCCCCACCACTCAGCTCACTGCCCTGCACCCCATTCCCAGCCTCTTACAGCTCTCCGCTCTTCCAGCTGGCCCTCCTCCGCCCCCTATGGCGAATCTAGCCGGGGTGAGGAGCCCCCTTCTGGCTCCTCAGTACCAGCCTCAGTACCAGCCCTTTCTCAACAG CATCTACATTGGCAGCTCTGGGACTTTTGGCCTCTTCCCCAACAACCGCCTCAAGCGGAGGCCGAGCCATTATGAACAGGACATCACGGAGG GTCATCAGCCCCAGAAGGTGGCACGCCGGGTCTTCACCAATAGCAGGGAGCGCTGGCGGCAGCAGAACGTCAACGGTGCCTTCGCTGAGCTGCGGAAGCTCATCCCTACCCACCCGCCTGACAAGAAGTTGAGCAAGAACGAGATCCTACGCCTGGCCATGCGATATATCAACTTCCTGGTCAAGTTGCTGAGCGACCAGGCCAGGTCAGCTGGCGGGGAGCCTCCTGAATCAGAAACGCCTTGCAATGGCACCCCGAGGACTCCCTCGCCACCCACAGCACCCATAAAAATGGAGCAAGGGACCGTGGAGCCAGTGACTGTGCTGGGGGCAGGAGAGCCGCGGTGA